Proteins from one Pontibacter korlensis genomic window:
- a CDS encoding AAA family ATPase, producing MQALDAQASAGLEKLAGIVKRITFHSVETGYSVLKVNSFQRPHEELTVIVHQSKVFAGATMDFYGEWVNHPVYGQQFKASRVVERKPATANALEKYLGSGLIKGVGPVTARRIVKHFGDKTLDVFESSISRLTEVEGIARLKLEMITKAWVEHQEIRNVMLFLQSHHISTLFAVKIYKTYGNKAIEIVQGNPYRLATDIYGIGFFSADKVALSLGLAADSPQRIQAAISHVLHHAREEGHCYLTLQQILEAVAELLSLADPAAIEAGLGEMERKQELKVRLLPDESGAAQKCFYAHSLYYDEQYIATRVSEMTGQPRWLDPGRLMQDLEAFCRQQQLTLSQEQRQSVLQLATERLSILTGGPGCGKTTTTRALVGLLQAKGREVMLAAPTGRAAQRMSEVIGLEARTIHRLLEWDPSTGGFKRNELDPLRTDVLIIDECSMLDVHLAASLLRAVPPQGQLVLIGDADQLPAVGAGNVLKDMIASGVVPCMRLTKVFRQAQESLIISYAHQINQGVLPRIASPFHVPQVWQEKKDCLFIDSEEATAQELRFISKVKRLSGEKAGKATGKQGQAAEPESDPYSQGSDLSIPAKFSHVDLDALLEARSYSQELKEVLRRVHPWSSLHYGLSAVGMVEKLYEAIIPKYFGRGAEIQVLSPMTKGSLGTHNLNKVIQEKVNPPAAGKAQLTVGGRIFREGDRVIQKRNNYDLNVFNGDIGLVSGVDNEEMELSVRFTAGEQEKQVNYSKENLLELELAYAITIHKSQGSEFETVIIPVVTQHFGMLFRNLIYTGITRAKKLVVFVGTRKALSLAVSKQNTATRQTALAYLLQGHGRC from the coding sequence ATGCAGGCACTTGACGCACAGGCATCAGCCGGGTTGGAAAAACTCGCAGGCATTGTAAAGCGCATCACGTTTCACAGCGTGGAGACGGGCTATTCTGTGCTGAAGGTCAACAGCTTTCAGCGGCCGCATGAGGAGCTCACCGTGATTGTCCACCAGTCCAAAGTGTTTGCCGGGGCCACCATGGACTTTTACGGGGAGTGGGTCAACCATCCTGTCTATGGCCAGCAGTTTAAAGCCTCCAGGGTCGTGGAGCGAAAGCCTGCCACGGCCAATGCGCTGGAGAAGTACCTGGGTTCGGGGCTGATCAAGGGCGTGGGGCCGGTGACAGCCAGGCGTATTGTAAAGCACTTCGGGGATAAGACCCTGGACGTGTTTGAAAGCAGCATCTCCCGGCTTACCGAAGTAGAAGGCATTGCCAGGTTGAAGCTGGAGATGATCACCAAAGCCTGGGTAGAGCACCAGGAGATCCGGAACGTGATGCTGTTCCTGCAGTCCCACCATATCTCCACGCTGTTTGCTGTCAAGATCTATAAAACCTATGGCAACAAGGCGATCGAGATCGTTCAGGGCAACCCTTACCGCCTGGCCACCGACATCTACGGCATCGGCTTCTTTTCAGCCGACAAGGTGGCCCTGAGCCTGGGCCTTGCTGCCGATTCCCCGCAGCGCATCCAGGCAGCCATCAGCCACGTGCTGCACCATGCCCGGGAGGAGGGCCACTGTTACCTGACCCTGCAGCAGATCCTGGAAGCTGTGGCTGAGCTGCTGTCGCTGGCTGACCCTGCCGCCATCGAGGCTGGCCTTGGAGAAATGGAACGTAAGCAGGAGCTTAAGGTCAGGCTGTTGCCCGATGAGAGCGGCGCGGCGCAGAAGTGCTTTTATGCGCACTCCCTGTATTATGACGAGCAGTATATTGCTACCAGGGTCAGTGAGATGACCGGCCAGCCTCGATGGCTCGATCCCGGGCGCCTCATGCAGGACCTGGAGGCCTTTTGCCGGCAGCAGCAGCTCACACTCAGCCAGGAGCAGCGGCAGAGTGTGCTGCAGCTGGCCACCGAGCGCCTCTCCATTCTCACAGGGGGGCCGGGTTGCGGCAAGACCACCACCACCCGTGCCCTGGTGGGGCTGCTGCAGGCCAAGGGACGGGAAGTGATGCTGGCCGCTCCCACCGGCAGGGCCGCCCAGCGCATGAGCGAGGTGATTGGACTGGAGGCCAGAACGATCCACAGACTGCTCGAGTGGGACCCTTCGACAGGGGGCTTCAAGCGCAACGAGCTGGACCCCCTGCGTACCGATGTGCTCATCATCGACGAGTGCTCCATGCTGGATGTGCACCTGGCTGCCTCCCTTTTGCGGGCAGTGCCCCCGCAGGGGCAGCTGGTGCTGATCGGGGATGCCGACCAGCTGCCGGCCGTGGGAGCGGGCAATGTACTCAAAGACATGATCGCCTCCGGGGTGGTGCCCTGTATGCGCCTGACAAAGGTGTTCAGGCAGGCCCAGGAGTCGCTCATCATCTCCTATGCCCACCAGATCAACCAGGGTGTCTTGCCCCGGATAGCCTCTCCCTTTCACGTCCCTCAGGTCTGGCAGGAGAAGAAAGACTGTTTGTTTATTGATTCAGAAGAGGCTACCGCCCAGGAGCTGCGGTTTATCTCTAAAGTGAAGCGACTATCCGGTGAGAAGGCCGGAAAGGCTACCGGCAAACAGGGACAGGCAGCCGAGCCGGAAAGCGACCCCTACAGCCAGGGCAGTGATTTGTCGATCCCGGCCAAGTTCAGCCATGTCGACCTTGACGCGCTGCTCGAGGCCCGCAGCTACAGCCAGGAGCTCAAAGAGGTTCTACGGCGTGTGCATCCCTGGTCCTCGCTGCACTATGGGCTGTCGGCCGTAGGGATGGTCGAAAAGCTTTATGAGGCGATCATTCCCAAGTACTTTGGCAGGGGAGCCGAAATACAGGTCCTCTCGCCCATGACCAAAGGCAGCCTGGGCACCCATAACCTCAATAAAGTGATCCAGGAGAAAGTAAATCCACCAGCAGCGGGCAAGGCCCAGCTGACAGTAGGGGGAAGGATCTTTCGGGAGGGGGACCGGGTAATACAGAAGCGTAACAACTATGATCTAAATGTATTCAACGGGGACATCGGCCTGGTCAGCGGGGTGGATAACGAGGAAATGGAGCTGTCGGTGCGTTTTACGGCAGGGGAGCAGGAAAAGCAGGTAAACTATTCGAAAGAAAACCTGCTCGAGCTCGAGCTGGCCTATGCCATCACCATTCATAAATCGCAGGGCAGTGAGTTTGAGACCGTCATCATCCCTGTCGTGACCCAGCACTTCGGCATGCTGTTCCGGAACCTGATCTATACCGGCATTACCAGGGCAAAGAAGCTGGTGGTCTTTGTCGGCACCCGCAAGGCGCTGTCCCTGGCCGTAAGCAAGCAAAATACAGCCACCCGGCAGACAGCGCTGGCTTATTTACTCCAGGGGCATGGAAGGTGTTGA